ATAATGCGGGCAATGCCTTATACGGTCTTGTGGAAGACTTAGAGGAAAATGATGTAGAGGAACTTATACAGATACACGTTACTTCTCCGCTGATGCTGACAAAAAAGCTTATTCCAAAATTAAGGGCCAAGGGAAGCGGAAGTATCGTCATCGTGTCATCGATATGGGGACAAACAGGCGCATCCTATGAAGTAGCTTACTCGACTGTGAAGGGCGCGCAAATAGCCTTTGCCAAAGCCCTGAGCAAAGAGCTGGCAAGCTCAAATGTTAGGGTGAATGCCGTAGCGCCAGGTGCCATTCAAACCCCTATGGTTGAAGGATTCACCTCTAAGGAGATCGATGCCATTACCGAGGATATTCCATCAGGGCGGTTAGGATCAGCTGAAGAAGTAGCGAGTGGTGTGGAATTCCTGCTATCAGAAAAGGCATCCTATATAACCGGACAGGTTCTTGGGGTGAACGGTGGATGGCTTACGTGACGTACATGTGACAATTTTTCAAAACATCTATTGTAATGAATAATAATCGTCGTACGTATGCAAAATAACCTTGTACTATTTTAGACAAGGAGGTTGTCAATATGTCCGTATTGGATAATTGGAATCAGTGGAAGGATTTCTTGGGAGACCGCCTTCATCAGGCGCAGGACCAGGGAATGAATAAAGAAGTCATGGGAGACCTTGCCTACCAAATCGGGGATTATCTTGCTAAAAATGTCGACCCTAAAAATGAGCAGGAAAGAGTCCTTGCAGACCTTTGGTCAGTTGCAAGCCCTGACGAACAGCATGCAATCGCTACAATGATGGTTAAACTTGTACAGAACAATGGTACTCAACAATAAGCAAGATTTGAGAGGGGACTTCTAATTCCTCTCTTTTTTTATTGTCCCTTCCTTGAAATAGACACATAAACACGGCTTTTTTTTACTTTTAATTTCTGGCTTGTTTTTCCTTTCATCTTCCTTGAAAATCATATAATATAGTAGCTAGATATTTGATGTCAAAATGTGTCGCAATCAAGTGACCTTATAGCAGAGGAGGAGAACGATGGAAAAAAAAGAATGGTACTTGGAATATGAAATAGTGATTAACCGTCCAGGACTGCTAGGTGATATATCCTCTTTGCTTGGTATGCTGTCAATCAACATTGTTACGATCAATGGAGTCGATGAAGGTAGACGTGGTCTGTTGATCCTTGCGAAAGATGATGACCAAATTGAGCGCTTAGAGTCAATTTTGAATACAATGGATACAATAAGGGTAATTAAAATCCGTGAACCCAAACTTCGGGACCGAATGGCGGTCAGACACGGCAGGTATATACAGCGTGACGCAGATGATAAAAAAACATTCCGGTTTGTAAGGGATGAGCTTGGACTACTCGTCGATTTTATGGCAGAATTGTTTAAGCAGGAGGGGCACAAGCTGATTGGGATCCGCGGGATGCCGCGAGTTGGCAAGACAGAATCGGTTGTAGCTTCAAGCGTTTGTGCAAATAAACGCTGGTTGTTTGTTTCTTCAACATTATTGAAACAGACAATCCGGAATCAATTAATTGAAGATGAATACAATGCAGAAAACCTGTTTATCATTGACGGAATCGTTTCCACACGGAGGGCAAATGAAAAGCACTGGCAGCTTGTCAGGGAAATTATGCGCCTGCCTGCGGTGAAGGTTGTGGAACATCCGGATATTTTTGTCCAAAACACGGAATATACAATGGATGATTTTGATTATATTATTGAACTTCGCAATAATCCTGATGAAGAAATCGTTTATGACATGGTTCAGAAGAATCACATGTTCACCGATTCTGATTTTGGAGGATTTGATTTTTAACAGTATTGGAAGGTGTTATCGTGACTGAGTTAGGAAATATATTAAAGGAAGCACGTGAAGCTAAGGGCCTCAGCCTGGACGAACTGCAGTCCATCACGAAAATACAGAAGCGCTACCTTCTTGGTATTGAAGAGGGCAATTATTCAATGATGCCAGGAAAGTTCTATGTCCGTGCATTCATTAAACAATATGCTGAAGCTGTCGGCCTTGATCCAGAACAGCTGTTTGAGCAGCATAAGAATGAAATTCCATCTACATACAACGAAGAGTTGCCTGAGCAGCTTTCCCGCGTTCAGTCGAGGAAAAGCATCTCACCTGAGACTTCGAAAGTATTGGATTTTTTACCGAAGTTACTAATTGCCATATTCATGATAGGTGCCATTGCCCTTGTTTGGTATCTTATTGTCAAGAGTGCAGGTGATGGGGCTGACCAGCCTGCAAATACAGACAAGAGCAAGCCAAACTTTGAAGAGACTGAAGAGTTTGCAGATGGTAGCGGTGACGAGGATACAGGCGAGGAAGAAGAAGCTGCTGAGGAAGAGGAACCAGCTGAAGAGGAAGCCGAGCCTGAAACTCCAGCACAGGAGATTACCGTCGCCTCGAACAGTGGCAGCAACACGGTATATGAACTCAAGGGTGCCGAAACATTTGTCATCAAAATTGTTTCATTGGGGCAGACATGGGTAGGTCTTTCAAATGGTTCAGGTAAAACCATATTTCAGGAAACCCTTGTTAAAGGAAAGAATGAAAGCCGTACTGAGGACTTATCAAACGAGGCCAAGGCAGTAATTAATATTGGACGGGCTCCTGATACGGAAATCTATGTAAATGATCAAAAGCTTGAGTATGCAGTGCCGCCTGAACAAGATATGACCCAGGTGATTACGATTAATTTTGTGAAATAATTTTAAGGCTCTGGTGGATGCAAAGCCACTTAAAAGTAAGAATTGCAAAAACGCCCGTATGGACTTTTGTTTATACGGGCTAAAATTATAGTAGGCATATTTAATGATGTTTTTTACATATTGGATATAATGAAGAAGTCAAATGAATGGCTTTGTAATTTTTCATCTGGAGGAAAAGGATATGAACTTGCCAAATAAAATTACGGTTTCACGAATATTGTTGATTCCGTTATTCATGATCATCATGATTGTCCCATTTTCGTGGGGGGAGATTTCCCTTCTTGGTACAACCATGCCGGTCACACATTTTGTTGGGGCGCTAATTTATATATTTGCGTCGGTGACAGACTGGGTTGACGGCTATCTGGCACGAAAGCACAATTTAGTTACCAATCTTGGGAAATTTCTTGACCCTCTCGCCGATAAACTGCTTGTCTCTTCTGCGTTGATTGTGTTGGTTGAACTGGGGTATGCCCCTGCGTGGATTGTCATCATCATTATTAGCCGGGAATTTGCCGTCACAGGACTTCGCTTACTGCTAGCAGGCGGTGGTGAGGTTGTAGCAGCAAAAATGCCTGGCAAAATCAAAATGTGGGCACAAACAGTGGCAATTTCAGCGCTGTTGCTGCACAATATCATTTTTGAAGCATTCTCAATCCCGTTTGCAGATATCGCATTATGGGTGGCAATGATCTTTACAATTTGGTCTGGATGGGATTACTTCGCTAAAAATATGCAAGTGTTCCGTAATTCCAAATAATTGATTTTGTCAGGGGGACAAGATATGAATGCCGAAATCATTGCTGTGGGATCTGAATTGCTTCTTGGGCAAATCGTCAATACAAACGCCAGATTCCTTTCGAGACAGCTTGCCGAACTGGGAATCAATGTTTTCTACCATACGGTCGTCGGGGATAATCCTGATCGGCTGAAGAACGCGATGGGAATTGCCCGGGAACGCGCAGACCTGATTATCTTCACTGGCGGATTAGGTCCAACTAAAGATGACCTGACAAAGGATACAATTGCTGGGCAGCTTGGAAAACAGCTTGTTCTTGATGAGGAAGCGATGAGGTCCATCGAATTGTATTTTGAAAAAACAAACAGGGTAATGACTGAAAATAACAGGAAACAAGCTCTCGTGATCGAGGGATCAACCGTCCTGAAAAATGAACATGGCATGGCCCCGGGAATGTTCCTGACAACAGCAGACAACAAATTCATGCTTCTGCCAGGACCACCATCCGAGATGGAGCCAATGTTCTTGAAATATGGCCAACAGGCTATAGAAGGCATGACCGGCAATCAGTCTAAAATTGAATCGAGGGTCCTGCGGTTCTTTGGAATCGGTGAGGCAGCCCTGGAATCGGAAATAGAAGATTTGATTGACCAGCAGAGCAATCCAACCATCGCTCCGCTAGCTGGTGACGGTGAAGTTACACTGAGGCTTACGGCCAGGGATGATTCCAAAGACACAGCACAAGCATTGATTGATCGAGTAGAAGCAGAAATCATGGACAGAGTCGGTGAGTATTTTTATGGTTACGACGAAACCTCGCTAATGATTGAGCTTTCGAAATTATTGAAAAACAAAAACTTGACAGTATCAGCGGCTGAAAGCTTGACAGGCGGAATGTTCCAGCAGGAATTGTCTTCAATCTCCGGTGCAAGCAGCCTTTTCAAGGGCGGCTTGGTTTGTTACTCAAACGAAGCCAAAATAGGAATTGTCAAGGTTAATCCTGAAACAATTGAGAGGTATGGTGCTGTTAGCGGTGAATGTGCGGAAGAGCTGGCAATGAATGCTGCAGCGCTTACCAACTCTGACATCGGCATCAGCTTTACCGGAGTGGCTGGTCCTGAGAGCCTGGAAGGGCATCCACCAGGGACAGTTTTTATCGGGCTCCACGTAAAAGGCCAACCAGTCCATTCGGAAAAACTTAGCCTGAGTGGCTCCCGCACCGCTATCAGGAAAAGGGCTGTAAAGTTTGGCTGCCAGATTATGATTAATAGATTATCAGGAACACGGAAGCAATAGTTTCCGTGTTTTATTTTGGTTAAGGAATTTATAAAGGTATTGAGTTGTGGATAACTCAATGCAGTTTTCTTAATCCAGCTCCAGCGCCTAGCCCCTCGAGTCGCTTGTCTAGCTGCGGCTCCTAACTCCTCGAGACACTTCAGTCCTGCCAATGAAGTCAAAGAACGACTTCAATTTCAGGTCTTCCAGCGCTTGTCGGAGTTGGGCAGTCGCCTCCGCTTTTCGATTTGTCTTGTGTCGCCTCCTAGAAACTCCGAAACTTCAACTCCGCCGCCAGAAGCAAAAAGCGCTTCTTTGTCGGAGTCTCCAGTTTCTGCGTTTCTGGGCAGTCGGCTATACATTTCGTTTTCGGTCCGCCCAATGAAGTCAAAGAACGACTTCACTGGTCGGCCCTCCGAGGCACAGGACGTGCTAGACCCGCCAGCCACAGGACGTGGCGCTTTAAGGCGGGCAGCGCTTGTCGGGGCTGAACGAGGCGCTTGCGCTTTTTGTTCTTATGTATTGCATTTTTCAATCATGACCTTCGCAACGGAACATAACCGGTTCTTAAATAGAAAGATTTCTTGCGAAAATCCTGTTTTAAAGGGTATAGTCTGTATGAAAACTAGTGAAACATTCCTGTGAAATTCAATTTTCTTAATTTCCCGTGTTCTAAAAAAAACGAATAAATGTTCGATTTTTTAATAGACAAACACCTAGGAAAAAGGTATAGTAATAGTAGGCTTTAAATAAGAGATTTGCGGCCAAGCAGTATGCTGGTTCGTTTTTATATAATAAGGAGGAATTTTGAGTGAGTGATCGTCAAGCTGCCTTAGATATGGCGTTAAAACAAATTGAAAAGCAATTTGGTAAAGGCTCAGTTATGAAATTAGGAGAGAAGACAGATACAAAGATTTCTACTTCTCCAAGCGGATCCCTTGCGCTGGATGCTGCACTGGGAATAGGCGGATATCCTCGCGGACGTGTTATTGAAATCTACGGACCTGAAAGTTCAGGTAAGACAACTGTTGCGCTTCATGCAATCGCAGAAGTACAGGCTAATGGCGGTCAAGCGGCATTCATTGACGCTGAACATGCTCTGGATCCTGTATATGCACAGAAGCTTGGTGTAAATATCGATGAGCTTCTTCTTTCACAGCCGGACACAGGTGAACAGGCTTTGGAAATTGCAGAAGCACTTGTGCGAAGTGGAGCAATTGATATCATTGTTGTTGACTCCGTTGCTGCTCTTGTTCCAAAGGCTGAAATTGAAGGTGAGATGGGTGATGCCCACGTTGGTCTTCAGGCTCGTTTGATGTCTCAGGCATTGCGTAAGCTTTCCGGTGCTATCAATAAGTCAAAGACTATAGCAATCTTCATTAACCAGATTCGTGAAAAGGTCGGTGTTATGTTCGGTAACCCTGAAACAACACCTGGCGGACGCGCTCTGAAATTCTATTCAAGTGTACGTCTTGAAGTACGTCGTGCTGAAACACTTAAGCAGGGCAATGACATGGTCGGTAACAAAACAAGGATCAAAGTTGTCAAGAACAAGGTTGCTCCTCCGTTCCGTACAGCTGAAGTGGATATCATGTACGGTGAAGGTATTTCCCAAGAGGGAGAAATAATCGACATGGGATCTGACCTTGATATCGTTGATAAGAGCGGTTCTTGGTATTCATATAATGGTGAGCGTCTTGGACAGGGAAGGGAAAACGCAAAGATGTTCCTTAAAGAAAATCCGTCCATCCGTCTTGAAATCAAGCAGAAGATCCGTAATCACTACGGCCTTGATGGTGAATTCACGGTGACTGAAACTGATGAAGACCAGGAAGAACTCAAATTGGATTAATAGATTATCTATGTTTATTAACAAGGTCTCCTGAAAG
This window of the Mesobacillus jeotgali genome carries:
- the ymfI gene encoding elongation factor P 5-aminopentanone reductase, with the translated sequence MKKFALVTGASGAIGKAISMKLASEGYSLYLHFNQNEQGMKEIVGQIEHFGGEYIPIKANLASKSGYLELAANIFSLDAIVHNAGNALYGLVEDLEENDVEELIQIHVTSPLMLTKKLIPKLRAKGSGSIVIVSSIWGQTGASYEVAYSTVKGAQIAFAKALSKELASSNVRVNAVAPGAIQTPMVEGFTSKEIDAITEDIPSGRLGSAEEVASGVEFLLSEKASYITGQVLGVNGGWLT
- a CDS encoding DUF3243 domain-containing protein: MSVLDNWNQWKDFLGDRLHQAQDQGMNKEVMGDLAYQIGDYLAKNVDPKNEQERVLADLWSVASPDEQHAIATMMVKLVQNNGTQQ
- a CDS encoding DUF3388 domain-containing protein produces the protein MEKKEWYLEYEIVINRPGLLGDISSLLGMLSINIVTINGVDEGRRGLLILAKDDDQIERLESILNTMDTIRVIKIREPKLRDRMAVRHGRYIQRDADDKKTFRFVRDELGLLVDFMAELFKQEGHKLIGIRGMPRVGKTESVVASSVCANKRWLFVSSTLLKQTIRNQLIEDEYNAENLFIIDGIVSTRRANEKHWQLVREIMRLPAVKVVEHPDIFVQNTEYTMDDFDYIIELRNNPDEEIVYDMVQKNHMFTDSDFGGFDF
- a CDS encoding helix-turn-helix domain-containing protein yields the protein MTELGNILKEAREAKGLSLDELQSITKIQKRYLLGIEEGNYSMMPGKFYVRAFIKQYAEAVGLDPEQLFEQHKNEIPSTYNEELPEQLSRVQSRKSISPETSKVLDFLPKLLIAIFMIGAIALVWYLIVKSAGDGADQPANTDKSKPNFEETEEFADGSGDEDTGEEEEAAEEEEPAEEEAEPETPAQEITVASNSGSNTVYELKGAETFVIKIVSLGQTWVGLSNGSGKTIFQETLVKGKNESRTEDLSNEAKAVINIGRAPDTEIYVNDQKLEYAVPPEQDMTQVITINFVK
- the pgsA gene encoding CDP-diacylglycerol--glycerol-3-phosphate 3-phosphatidyltransferase; amino-acid sequence: MNLPNKITVSRILLIPLFMIIMIVPFSWGEISLLGTTMPVTHFVGALIYIFASVTDWVDGYLARKHNLVTNLGKFLDPLADKLLVSSALIVLVELGYAPAWIVIIIISREFAVTGLRLLLAGGGEVVAAKMPGKIKMWAQTVAISALLLHNIIFEAFSIPFADIALWVAMIFTIWSGWDYFAKNMQVFRNSK
- a CDS encoding competence/damage-inducible protein A — its product is MNAEIIAVGSELLLGQIVNTNARFLSRQLAELGINVFYHTVVGDNPDRLKNAMGIARERADLIIFTGGLGPTKDDLTKDTIAGQLGKQLVLDEEAMRSIELYFEKTNRVMTENNRKQALVIEGSTVLKNEHGMAPGMFLTTADNKFMLLPGPPSEMEPMFLKYGQQAIEGMTGNQSKIESRVLRFFGIGEAALESEIEDLIDQQSNPTIAPLAGDGEVTLRLTARDDSKDTAQALIDRVEAEIMDRVGEYFYGYDETSLMIELSKLLKNKNLTVSAAESLTGGMFQQELSSISGASSLFKGGLVCYSNEAKIGIVKVNPETIERYGAVSGECAEELAMNAAALTNSDIGISFTGVAGPESLEGHPPGTVFIGLHVKGQPVHSEKLSLSGSRTAIRKRAVKFGCQIMINRLSGTRKQ
- the recA gene encoding recombinase RecA, encoding MSDRQAALDMALKQIEKQFGKGSVMKLGEKTDTKISTSPSGSLALDAALGIGGYPRGRVIEIYGPESSGKTTVALHAIAEVQANGGQAAFIDAEHALDPVYAQKLGVNIDELLLSQPDTGEQALEIAEALVRSGAIDIIVVDSVAALVPKAEIEGEMGDAHVGLQARLMSQALRKLSGAINKSKTIAIFINQIREKVGVMFGNPETTPGGRALKFYSSVRLEVRRAETLKQGNDMVGNKTRIKVVKNKVAPPFRTAEVDIMYGEGISQEGEIIDMGSDLDIVDKSGSWYSYNGERLGQGRENAKMFLKENPSIRLEIKQKIRNHYGLDGEFTVTETDEDQEELKLD